Genomic DNA from Nocardioides aquaticus:
GCGCGCGGCCCTCGACGTCTTCGAGACCGAGCCGCTGCCCGACGACAGCCCCCTGTGGGACGCCCGAGGTCTGATCCTGACCCCGCACGTCGGCGGTCTCAGCGACGCGATGTGGCCCCGGGCCTACCGCCTGGTGCGCGAGCAGCTCGAGCGCTTCGCCGCGGGGGAGCCGCTCGAGAACGTGATGGACGGCGACTACTAGCCGCCCCGCTGACCTGGGTCGATGCGCAGCCGGCCGGGGCCTCGTCGCGTCCGCCACTTAGGACGACCACGGTCCGGGGCCGGCGGTGGCTCGTTCTCCCCAGGCTCCGCCGCCCGGCCGACGGACGTCGGCGTGCGCCCGTAGACTCCGGACGTGGCAGGACGGATCCGCGAGGACGACATAGCGACGGTGCGTGAGAAGGCCCGCATCGACGACGTCGTCTCCTCCTACGTCACCCTGCGCAACGCCGGCGGCGGCTCGATGAAGGGGCTCTGCCCCTTCCACGACGAGAAGTCGCCGTCCTTCAACGTCAACCCCCAGCGTCAGTTCTGGCACTGCTTCGGTTGCGGCGAGGGCGGGGACGTCCTGTCGTTCCTGATGAAGATCGACGGGCTGTCCTTCGTCGAGGCCATCGAGCGGCTGGCCGAGAAGTACGGCGTGCCGCTGCGCCGTGAGGACGGTGACGACGACCGGCCCAAGGGACCCGGACGCGGGCGCCTCGTGGAGGCGCACAAGGTCGCCCAGGAGTACTACGCCGAGCAGCTCGGCACGCCGGCCGCCCAGCAGGCGCGCGACTTCCTGATCGGGCGCGGGTTCGACCAGGAGGCCGCCCTGACGTTCGGCGTCGGGTTCTCCCCGCGCGACGGGGACGCGCTGCTGAAGCACCTGCGGGGCCGTGGGTTCAGCCAGGACGAGCTGGTGGCCGGTGGCCTGGTCGGTGTGGGGCGCTCGGCGTACGACCGCTTCCGCGGCCGGCTGATGTGGCCGATCCGTGATCCCGGCGGCGACACCATCGGCTTCGGCGCGCGCCGGATCTTCGACGACGACCGGATCGAGGCGAAGTACCTCAACACCTCCGAGACGCAGATCTACAAGAAGAGCACCGTGCTCTACGGCCTCGACCTCGCCCGCCGGGAGATGGCCCGTTCCTCCCAGGCCGTCGTGGTGGAGGGGTACACCGACGTGATGGCCTGCCACCTCGCCGGGGTCGGCACGGCCGTGGCCACCTGCGGCACCGCCTTCGGCGACGACCACGCCCGCATCCTGCGCCGGTTCCTGCACGACCACGAGGAGTTCCGCGGCGAGGTCATCTTCACCTTCGACGGCGACGCCGCCGGGCAGAAGGCGGCGCTGAAGACCTTCGACGGCGACCAGAACTTCGTGTCGCAGACCTACGTCGCGGTCGAGCCCACCGGCCTCGACCCGTGCGACCTGCGGGTGCAGCAGGGGGACGCCGCGGTGCGCG
This window encodes:
- the dnaG gene encoding DNA primase; translation: MAGRIREDDIATVREKARIDDVVSSYVTLRNAGGGSMKGLCPFHDEKSPSFNVNPQRQFWHCFGCGEGGDVLSFLMKIDGLSFVEAIERLAEKYGVPLRREDGDDDRPKGPGRGRLVEAHKVAQEYYAEQLGTPAAQQARDFLIGRGFDQEAALTFGVGFSPRDGDALLKHLRGRGFSQDELVAGGLVGVGRSAYDRFRGRLMWPIRDPGGDTIGFGARRIFDDDRIEAKYLNTSETQIYKKSTVLYGLDLARREMARSSQAVVVEGYTDVMACHLAGVGTAVATCGTAFGDDHARILRRFLHDHEEFRGEVIFTFDGDAAGQKAALKTFDGDQNFVSQTYVAVEPTGLDPCDLRVQQGDAAVRELVAKRLPLYRFVLSNVVGKYDLDRADGRVDAVREGARLVSSIRDRSKVDAFARELAGMVGADPDDVRAEVRRAAGRPAPTQRGGRPERNGRGERDTATTAERPVRSAVPDLRDPRFAIERETLKLVVQHPMAIGRTTADIGDNDFTHPTYRGVWAAVAAAGGPSAAAGDPSWGTRVRDAATDPAVSSAISALGVEPLKTAKEPDAPYVLLHVVRLMELTAARRIAEVKSRLQRTNPVEHPAEYNRMFGELAALEQHRRQLRDRMAGL